The Rhizobiaceae bacterium genome contains the following window.
ATCTCCGTGGTTCCGCGCTCCCACAGCGTCGCGAAATCCAGTGAAAACGCGGAAAAGGTCGTGAAGCCGCCAAGCACGCCTGTGGCGAGGAAGAGCCGCACCGCCTGGCTGTCGCCCGACCGGCGCGCCAGCACCGCAATGAGGACGCCCATCAGGAAGCATCCGATGAAATTCACCGCAATCGTGCCGTAGGGAAAGCTCGGCCCTGCAATTCGCATCGCCGCAATATTGGTGAGGTGTCGAAGGCCCGCACCGATCCCGCCGCCAAGTGCAACAACGAGCAGTTCAGTCACGTCCATGCCTCCAAACAGGAAGGCCGCCTGAGCGGCGGCCTTCGGATAACTTCGTGCAGCCGGACCCGCTTACTCGCTGTCCTTGGCCGCCTTCTTCTTTGCCGGAGCCTTCTTCTTAGGCTCCTCGTCGCCTTCCGCCTTGTCGGCCTTCTTCGCGGCGGCCTTCTTGGCAGGCTTTGCCGGAGCCTCGTCTTCCTCGTCGTCGGCGGTCAACTCTTCCTTCGACACCTTCTTGTCGGTGACCGAAATCTTGCCGAGCAGGTCGTCCACGACCTTTTCCTCGAAGATCGGAGCGCGCAGCGTGGCGAGCGCGTTCTGGTTCGAGCGATACATCTCGAACACCTGCTGCTGCTGGGCAGTCGGGTAGCGACGCACGGTCTCGAACAGGGCGCGCTGGACCTCCTCATCGGACACCTTGATGCCGGCCTTCTCGCCGATTTCGGCAAGGACAAGCCCGAGGCGCACGCGGCGTTCGGCGAGGCGCTGATATTCGGCGCGCGCTTCTTCCTCCGTCGTTTCCTCGTCCTCGAAGGTGCGACCGGCAAGCTCAAGGTCGCGGTTGACCGTCTGCCAGATATTGTTGAACTCGGCCTCGACGAGGTTCGACGGGGCCTCGAACTGGTAGCTCTTGTCGAGCTGGTCGAGAAGCTGGCGCTTCACCTTCTGGCGGGTGATCGAGCCGAACTGGCTCTCGATCTGGCCGCGCACGATCTCCTTGAGACGCTCCAGCGACTCGAGGCCGAGGGCCTTAGCAGTATCGTCGTTGATGTCGAGCTTGCCGGGCTTCTCGACGGCCTTGACGGTGACGTCGAAGGTCGCCTCGCGACCGGCCAGATGCGGCGCGCTGTAATTGTCCGGGAAGGTAACGGTGATGGTCTTTTCGTCGCCGGCCTTGAGTCCGACGAGCTGTTCTTCAAATCCCGGAATGAATTCCTTGGAGCCCAGCACGAGCGGCTGGTCCTGCCCGGCGCCGCCGTCGAACGGCTCGCCGTTCAGCTTGCCGAGATAGTCGATGGTCACGCGATCGCCGTCGGCGGCCTTGCCTTCCTTCGGCTCGTAGCTGCGCGCGGATTCCGCGACGCGCCCGACCTGCTCGTCGACTTCCGAATCCGGCACGTCGTAGACCGGGCGGGTGACGGCGATGCTGGAGAAATCCTGGATCTCGATGGCCGGGATGACCTCATAGGCAAGCTGGAACTCGAAGTCGGCATTGCCGGCGAGAACCTTCTCGGCTTCCTTCTCGTCCTCGGTCATGGTGATTTCGGGCTGCATGGCGGCCTTTTCGCCGCGCTCCGACAGGATGTCGCGCGCCGAGTTGGACAGCACCTCGTTGACGACCTCCGCCATGAATGACTTGCCGTACATCTTGCGCAGGTGCTGGAGCGGCACCTTGCCGGGGCGGAAGCCGTTGATACGAACCTTGTCCTTGGCGTCGGTCAGGCGCTTCACAAGCCGCGCTTCCATATCGCCGGCGGGCACCGTGACCTTGATTTCGCGCTTGAGACCGGTGTTGAGCGTCTCGGTAACCTGCATTTTTGAACCCTTGTTGTCACCGCACGAGGCGGGTTTTCCCTAGCATCCTGATGGAATTCCTGTGCCGGAACGGCGCGGGACGGGCCTGCCGAAGCCCGGCAATTTGCCGGCAACTTCTGAAAACCCTTCCTACAACGCGTCTAAGCTTTTGTTATTCCTTGCCAATTTCCCGAAAGACAAAAGCAAGCCGCTGGCCCGGTCACGTTCGGTTGGCCTTTTGTCATAGGCGACGCCAATTTTCAACCGAATTTGCCGTTCAGGGGCCGGTGTCGAATGCGCCCTCACATTGACAGAATGATTGCTGCATGGGATGTGCAGCCGCGGAACGCGGATGTGGCGGAACTGGTAGACGCCCCGGATTTAGGTTCCGGTGCCGAAAGGCGTGGGGGTTCGAGTCCCTTCATCCGCACCAATTCCTGCGGCCGCCCGCGCTACATGGGCTGGAACCGAATTTGGGAAATCCCGGTATTGGATGCTTACAGCCATCTCCGCATTCTTGTCAGCCTGATCCTCGGTCTTGCGATCACGCGGGTGCTGTCCGGCCTTTCGCGGCGAATCCAGCTTCCCTCCCGCACCGAGGGCATGTTCACGCAGATCGTCTGGGCGATCGTCATTCTGCTCGGCACCGTGCATTTCTGGTGGTGGGAGTTCGGCCTGCGCGGCGTCGATCACTGGCATTTCGGAACCTATCTGTTCCTGCTCACCTACGCCTCGTTGAATTTCCTCATGGCAACGCTGATCTTTCCCGACGCCATACCGGATCACGCCGAAAGCGAAACGTTCTTCATGCAGCGGCGCAGATGGTTTTTCGGACTGTTTGCGGCGTCGTTCGCCTTCGATTTCATCGACACGGCGATCAAGGGAAACGCCTACCTGCAATCGCTCGGCCCGGAATATCCGGTCCGTCTCGCGTTTGGCGTGGTCATCGCAATTGCCGCGATGCGGGCGCGCACCCTGCGGACCGTCATGCTGCTCGGTCTTCTTTGGCTGGCCTATGATCTCAGCTGGATCGCACGGCGGTACGACAGCCTGGACTGACGTCTCAATAGAAAGGCTCGGTATAGAGCGGCGTGTCGCCGTCGAGGAACTGCTTGATCTGCGCCGCGCCGTCGCGGCCAACCGCAATCTTCACGAAAAACGGACGCTCGCGCATGTCCTGCTCGATCCGGCGTCCTTCGCCCTCCGGCAGGTAGAAGCGCTCGATGCCGTAGGTCGGGCGGACGACTGCACCGTCCGATTGCGCGATGCTCCGCAAATTCACCTCGCCGCGGATGTCCACTTCACCGGAGGCGGGAGGCGGTTCCAGCGGCGTGTCGAACGACGCGCGCGTGACGTTCCACGTACCGTCCGCGCCCGGCGCAAGGCGAACGAATATCGGAGCCTTGCCGGAACTGGCCGGCACAGGAGGGATATTGGCCACGAGGCCAACGGGAATCTGGGCGATTTCATAGCCCAGCCTGACATAGTCGCCCCGCAGGAGATCGCGCGGATCAACAGGCTCGACCTTGAGCACGACCTCGCGTCCGTCGCGCAGCACAGCGGCGCGGCCCGCGATCATCCAGCCGAGAAAGCCGATCTGGAGCAACGCCACCAGCGCGGCCGGAAGCAGCGTGCGGCCTGTGCTCATCATGCCTGCCTCCCGTCCGCATCCCTGGCCGCGATGCTGCGCTCGATCCGCGAAATCGCAAATGCGGCGATAGCAAGCGCAAATCCCGAAAAGAGGAAAAGCGCGCCCGTCTCGACCATGGTTCCAATGGTCGAGAAATAGAGCACCGCAAGCTCCAGCGTGAACGCAAGATAGGCGACCCACCGCATCAGGCGGCTCTGACGCCCGCGCAACACCAACGCCGCAACGATCCCGGCGAAAGCGATGAGCGAGAGGCAAAGCATCGGCCAGAAATCATCGGCGAACTGCGCCTGAAGCAGGCCGATGCCAAGCAGGAAACCTATCAGCGGGTGCACAGGCTGCGGCCCGCCAAGCTGCGCAAAGCGCTCGACGGCATCCGGCGCGAACCAAGCGGCGAGGAACACCGCGGCAGACAGGACGATCAGCACAATGCCGACCAGCACGGCACTATCGCTTATGCCATAGAGCAATGCGTAGAACATGGCGGCAAGGATCACGAGGTGACGGGCCGCGCTGCTTTTCGTCCAATAGGAAACGATCCAGATCGCCGCGAGCATCAGCAGGAAGACGAAGCTTGGCCCCTGGTTGATATGGTCGAGATCGAAAGCTGTCAGCAGCCATGCCGTAGAAAGCAGCACCGAAGCATTGGTCAGGATCGGGGACCGCAGCAGCAGCGCCGCGATGATGCCCGCCGCGCACCAGATGAAGATCGCCTCCGATTCGTCGCCCGACATATGATACATTTGGCCGATCAGCGCGATTGAGGCGCCGAAGGCGGCGAGACCCACCAGATAGAGCGCTTCCGCGAATCCTGCCCTGTCGCGCAGCTTGAAAACAGCGCCGCCGATATAGCTGGCCGCGATGATCGCGAACAACCCGGCGACGCGTGCAATGCGCGGCACCTGCTCGATATTGGCTGCCACGATGATGAGGATTGCGGCCGCGACAAGCACAGCGGCCATGACCGACAGGACCCTGCCAAGGCTGATCGCGGATCTGTCCGATCTTTCCACGTCGCGCCGCAGCGCGCCGGCCGTCGCTTCGTCTATCAGGCCGCGTTCAACCCAGCGGTCGATGTCGCGCCCCACCCTGGCGGCATGTCCGGCCATTCTGTTTCGCGCCCCGGTCCTTCAATCTGTGAGCGACACGCAGTCGAAAATGGCTACCTGCGTTTGAATGATTTGTCCATTCGAACAGTCCGTACATGTACGCGATGTGACAGGAAAATGACATGGAATCAAGCGAATCACGCATCAACCGCATCTCATGGTGCAATGCAAAAGACGCATTGCTGCTATGCAGCATCTTCTCTTTAACATGCCGGGAAGGGGGATTATCTAGGCATTGTTCAGAGAGAATGATGAAACGAATAAAGACGAAACGAGAACTGAAATGAGCCTGATCCGCAATTTCCGCAACTGGCGTCGCTACCGTGAGACCGTCACGGAGCTGAATCGCCTTTCCAACCGCGAGTTGGCCGACCTGGGCATCAACCGCACCGAAATTCACACGGTGGCCCGCAAGGCCATCTAAGTCCGGCGCGAATACCGCGACAGACGTCGAAAGAACTTGAAAATGAGCATTATCGAGAACTACAGGAACTGGCGCCGCTACCGTGAAACCGTCACGGAACTGAGCCGCCTTTCCAACCGCCATCTTGCCGATCTCGGCATCAACCGCGGTGAAATTCCTTCGGTGGCCCGCCGGGCGATCTGAAGGTGAAGAGATTCGCTCCGGCCTACCTCCTCCCAGGCCGGGACGGAAACAGCCAATCGTCATCCTCCTCCCGATGATTGGCTGGACTTAGAGCACCCGCCGGATCCTCCTCCCCCGGCGGGTGCTGAAGGTCCAAGGCAGTTTGCCGCTGCCTCAAAACGAACGGCAAAAGGTTTTTGCCGAGGCTATCCTCCTCCCAGCCAAGGCAAAATTGGCTGGTTCCAATCCTCCTCCCTGGAGCCAGTCGCACATACAGCGCCCGCCGGATCCTCCTCCCCCGGCGGGCGTTGTCATTTTCGGCGTATGGGGCTATCTCCCCCCGCATGAACACCCGGCCAATCCACATCATAGGCGGCGGTCTCGCCGGTTCCGAAGCTGCATGGCAGGCCGCCGAGGCGGGCGTGCCCGTGGTCCTTCACGAGATGCGCGGCGTCCGCGGCACCGAGGCGCACAAGACCGAGGGGCTGGCCGAACTCGTCTGCTCCAACTCGTTCCGTTCCGACGACGCCGAGACCAATGCGGTCGGGCTGATCCATGCCGAAATGCGGCTTGCAAACTCGATCATCATGGCCTGCGGCGACGCGCATCAGGTTCCGGCGGGCGGCGCGCTCGCGGTCGACCGCGACGGTTTCTCCGAGGCCGTGACGCGCAGGCTGGAATCGCATCCGCTGGTGACCATCCTGCGCGAGGAAATCACCGGCCTGCCGGCGGACGAATGGGACCAGACGATCATCGCCACAGGCCCGTTGACGGCATCGGCGCTTGCGGACGCCATTGCCGCGCGCACGGGTGCCGAAGCGCTCGCCTTCTTCGACGCGATTGCGCCCATCGTGCATTTCGAGACCATCGACATGAGCGTCTGCTGGTTCCAATCCCGCTACGACAAGGTGGGTCCGGGCGGCACCGGCAAGGACTACATCAACTGCCCGATGGACAAGACGCAGTACGAGGCCTTCGTCGGCGCGCTGATGGAAGGGCAGAAGACCGAGTTCAAGCAATGGGAGGGCACGCCCTATTTCGACGGCTGCCTGCCCATCGAGGTCATGGCGGAACGCGGACCGGAGACGCTTCGGCACGGCCCGATGAAGCCGATGGGGCTGACCAATGCCCACAACCCCTCGGTGAAGCCCTATGCGGTCGTGCAGCTTCGGCAGGACAATGCGCTCGGCACGCTTTACAACATGGTCGGCTTCCAGACCAAGCTGAAACACGGCGAGCAGGTGCGCATTTTCCGCACGATTCCCGGCCTTGAGAATGCGGAGTTCGCGCGGCTGGGCGGTCTGCATCGCAACACCTACATCAATTCGCCGACGCTGCTGGACGGCTCGTTGCAACTGAAGAGCAGGCCCGGTCTGCGCTTTGCCGGCCAGATCACCGGCTGCGAGGGCTATGTCGAAAGCGCTGCAATCGGCCTGCTTGCGGGGCGTTTCGCCGCCGCCGAGCGTCTCGGGCGCGCACCGTCGATTCCGCCCGCGACCACCGCCTTCGGCGCATTGCTCAATCACATCACGGGAGGCCACATCGTTTCCGACGATGAGCCGGGCAAGCGCTCATTCCAGCCCATGAACGTCAATTTCGGCCTGTTTCCGCCACTGCCTGCCGGAACGAAGCTCAGACCGGACGGCTTTGAGGGGCGCTTCCGGGGCAAGGACAAGAGCATCGCAAAAAAGAGGGCGACCACGTCGCGCGCGCTGGCCGACTGCCGGGCGTGGCTTGGACTGGAAAAAGACCTGCAAGCGGCGCAATAGCGCCTACGGTCAGGCGGCTTTTCGCATCCAGACCTTGTTGTCGTGAAACGCCACGCCGCCGAAAGGCGCCGGGGCATCGGCGCCTGTCAGCACGTTGATCCCCTCCCCGCGTTCATGCGCGGAGTTTGGCCAGATCCCTTCGGCGATCACCACGCCGCGCTTCACCCCGTCAAACAGCTTTGCATGCAGCACCACTTCGCCGCGCCGGTTGCCGACCTCCACGCGGTCGCCTTCGGCAAGACCCAGCGCCGCCGCGTCCTCGGGGTGCACCAGAAGCTCGGGCCGACCTTCCCGTTTGGACGAGCTGGGCGTTTCCGTGAAGGTCGAGTTGAGGAAGGACCGCGCCGGGGAGGTGGCAAGGCGGAACGGATGCTCCGGGTCCGCGACCTCGATCAGGTCTACATGGTCGGGAAGTTGCGGCAGCCGCTCCAACGGCCCGTAAAGACCGATGCTTTTCGGCGGGCGATTCGGTCCCGTCTGGCCGATCCAGTCGGGCCGGAAGCGGAATTTTCCGTCGCGATGCCCGAAACCACCAAGGAAGTGCGCGGTTTCAAAATCCGGCTGCAAGTCGGCCCAGCGCGCCTGCCGGAAGCTGTCGAAACTGCCCAGCCCCTTCTTTTCCAGCATGATTTCGATGTGCTCGCGCTCGGTCATGCCGAAGCCGGGCAGATGCGCCACGCCAAGCCGCTTCGCCAGTTCCTCGATGACATAGTGGTTGGTGCGCGGTCCGACCGGCGGCTCGATGAGCTTCGGTCCGAGCGTCACATGCTGGTTGCCGCCACCCTTATAGATGTCGTCATGCTCAAGAAACATGGTCGCGGGCAGCACGACATCGGCAAGCTTCGCCGTGTCGGTCATGAATTGTTCGTGCACGCAGGTAAACAGGTCCTTGCGCAGGAAGCCTTGCTTCACCAGCCGCTGTTCGGGCGCGATGTTCGCGGGATTGGTGTTCTGGATCAGCATGGCCGTGACCGGGGGGCCGCCGTTCAGCGAGCCCACATCGCCGGTCAGGATCGGCCCGATCCGCGACTGGTCGAGATGCCTGATCGACGGGTCGAGCATCCGCGTGCCCTGCACGCTTTCCGTGTTGAGCTTCAGCACGCCGGAATTGGAGTGAAACGCGCCGCCGCCCTCATATTGCCATGCGCCGCTGACGACCGGCACCGACAGCGCGGCGTGCATGTTCACCGAGCCGTTGCGCTGGCGCGCAAAACCGTAGCCAAGCCGGAAGAAAGTCCGCTTCGTCGTTCCGACCAGGCGCGCGAAGGCCTCGATCTCCTTGACGGCAAGGCCGGTGATTGCAGCCGCCCACTGCGGCGTGCGCGCTTGCAGATGCGTCTCCAGCCCCGCCGGATCGTCGGCAAAACGGGCGAGGTAGTCGCGGTCGGCAAGCCCGTCGCGAAACAGAACATGCATCACCGCGCAGGCGAGCGCCCCGTCGGTGCCGGGTTTCAGGATCAGGCCCATGTCGGCCTGCTTCATGGTCGCGTTGTCGTATATGTCGATGACCACGATCTTCGCGCCGCGCTCCTTGCGCGCGCGAACCGCATGCGTCATCACATTGACCTGCGTGACGACCGCGTTGGTGCCCCAGATCACGACGCAATCGGATTTCGCCATCTCGCGGGGGTCGACGCCCCGCAAAGCGCCAGCGCCTGCAATCCAGCCCGCCCAAGCCAGATTGGTGCAGATCGTGCCGAAAAAGCCCGAATATTTCTTGGCGTGCCGGAGCCGGTCGATGCCGTCGCGCTGCACCAGCCCCATCGTGCCCGCGTAGAAATAGGGCCAGACGGTTTCGCTGCCGAGCCTGCTCTCTGCCTCGATGAACTTCTCCGCGACGAGGTCAAGCGCGGCTTCCCAGCTTGCCTCTTTCCAGCGGCCATCGCCCTTCGCTCCCGCGCGGACCAGCGGCTTCAACAACCGGTCCGGGTGATGGACGCGCTCGGAATAGCGCGCCACCTTCGCGCAGATCACACCCGCCGTGTAGCTGTTTTCCTTCGCGCCATGCACTCGGCCGATACGATCCGGCCCGAGCAATTCCACGTCGAGCGCGCATGTCGACGGGCAGTCGTGCGGGCATGCCGAATGCCCGATGCGCACCTTGGCTTGCTGGATGCTGGCGTGCTGGTTCATGTCATTGCTTTTACACGGTGTGCAGCGCAACAGATAGTGGGTGATGAAGCGTTGTCGGGGAAATGCGACCCCTCACTCGGTCACGCTCGCTTGGAAATGTCCTGCATGGCGGGGTTCGACAGCGCGACCTCCAGCGGCGTGCCGTCCGACTTTCGCACCTTGCGCTTGTAGGCCGGGGCAACGAGCCCGGCGGACACGATCAGTTTCGCGCCATCCTCAATCGACATGTCGAGCGTGACGATCTCCGATTTGTAGACATACATCAGGAAGCCGGTCGTGGGGTTCGGCGTGCAGGGCATGAACACCCCGATCAGCGGATCGCCGGGCTTGTCCAGCGCCGCATTGATCTCGGTGTCCTTCTCGCCTGCCACGAAAACCAGCGACCACACGCCCTTGCGCGGATATTCCACGAGGCCGACCGTGCGGAACATTTCCTTCTTGTTGGAAAGCGCTGTCTCGAAAAGCTGCTTCAGCATCTTATAGATGCCCCGCACCAGCGGCATTCGGTGCAGCACGCGCTCGCCATAGCCGACAATCGCCCGCCCGATGAAATTCGCGGTGAGGAAACCGATCAGCGTGATGACCGTCAGCGCCACGATCAGGCCGAAGCCCGGCAGCGCGAAAGGTAGATAGTGGTCGGGATTATAGGTGTCCGGCAGATAGGGCTTTACCCAGCTATCCACCCAGCCGATGAAGGACCAGACGATATAGGCGGTGATCGCCAGCGGTGCGCAGACGATCAACCCGGTGAGGAAATAGTTCCTCAGGCGTGTCATGCCCGACAATGTTGGTTCCATCGCCGTCCCCGGATTGTGCAGCGCAATAGTATCGGGATTTTACGGGCAATGGGAAGCGGCTATTCCGCCGCTTCCGTATGCGCCTGCTTGCGCTGGCCTTTTTTGAGCAGGTCCGAGACCAGGAAAGCAAGCTCGATTGCCTGATCGGCGTTGAGGCGCGGATCACAATGCGTGTGATAGCGGTCGTGCAGATCCTCTGCCGTGATGGCGCGCGCGCCGCCCGTGCACTCGGTGACGTTCTTGCCGGTCATCTCGATATGAATGCCGCCCGGATGCGTGCCTTCGGCGCGGTGCACCTCGAAGAAGGCCTGCACTTCCTTGAGGATGCGGTCGAACGGACGCGTCTTGTATCCGGCGGCCGTGATGGTGTTGCCATGCATCGGGTCGCAGGACCAGACCACCGAACGGCCTTCCTTCTGCACCGCACGCACCAGCTTCGGCAGGTGATCGCCGACCTTGTCCGCGCCAAACCGGCCGATCAGCGTCAGGCGGCCCGGCTCGTTGTCGGGGTTCAAGAGGTCGATCAGCCGCAACAGGCCGTCCGCGTCGAGCGAAGGCCC
Protein-coding sequences here:
- the crcB gene encoding fluoride efflux transporter CrcB, giving the protein MTELLVVALGGGIGAGLRHLTNIAAMRIAGPSFPYGTIAVNFIGCFLMGVLIAVLARRSGDSQAVRLFLATGVLGGFTTFSAFSLDFATLWERGTTEIALLYVAASVVGSLVAVFAGLWLVRSIG
- the tig gene encoding trigger factor, producing the protein MQVTETLNTGLKREIKVTVPAGDMEARLVKRLTDAKDKVRINGFRPGKVPLQHLRKMYGKSFMAEVVNEVLSNSARDILSERGEKAAMQPEITMTEDEKEAEKVLAGNADFEFQLAYEVIPAIEIQDFSSIAVTRPVYDVPDSEVDEQVGRVAESARSYEPKEGKAADGDRVTIDYLGKLNGEPFDGGAGQDQPLVLGSKEFIPGFEEQLVGLKAGDEKTITVTFPDNYSAPHLAGREATFDVTVKAVEKPGKLDINDDTAKALGLESLERLKEIVRGQIESQFGSITRQKVKRQLLDQLDKSYQFEAPSNLVEAEFNNIWQTVNRDLELAGRTFEDEETTEEEARAEYQRLAERRVRLGLVLAEIGEKAGIKVSDEEVQRALFETVRRYPTAQQQQVFEMYRSNQNALATLRAPIFEEKVVDDLLGKISVTDKKVSKEELTADDEEDEAPAKPAKKAAAKKADKAEGDEEPKKKAPAKKKAAKDSE
- a CDS encoding GDYXXLXY domain-containing protein, with product MSTGRTLLPAALVALLQIGFLGWMIAGRAAVLRDGREVVLKVEPVDPRDLLRGDYVRLGYEIAQIPVGLVANIPPVPASSGKAPIFVRLAPGADGTWNVTRASFDTPLEPPPASGEVDIRGEVNLRSIAQSDGAVVRPTYGIERFYLPEGEGRRIEQDMRERPFFVKIAVGRDGAAQIKQFLDGDTPLYTEPFY
- a CDS encoding DUF2157 domain-containing protein — protein: MAGHAARVGRDIDRWVERGLIDEATAGALRRDVERSDRSAISLGRVLSVMAAVLVAAAILIIVAANIEQVPRIARVAGLFAIIAASYIGGAVFKLRDRAGFAEALYLVGLAAFGASIALIGQMYHMSGDESEAIFIWCAAGIIAALLLRSPILTNASVLLSTAWLLTAFDLDHINQGPSFVFLLMLAAIWIVSYWTKSSAARHLVILAAMFYALLYGISDSAVLVGIVLIVLSAAVFLAAWFAPDAVERFAQLGGPQPVHPLIGFLLGIGLLQAQFADDFWPMLCLSLIAFAGIVAALVLRGRQSRLMRWVAYLAFTLELAVLYFSTIGTMVETGALFLFSGFALAIAAFAISRIERSIAARDADGRQA
- a CDS encoding DUF1127 domain-containing protein, coding for MSLIRNFRNWRRYRETVTELNRLSNRELADLGINRTEIHTVARKAI
- a CDS encoding DUF1127 domain-containing protein, giving the protein MSIIENYRNWRRYRETVTELSRLSNRHLADLGINRGEIPSVARRAI
- the trmFO gene encoding methylenetetrahydrofolate--tRNA-(uracil(54)-C(5))-methyltransferase (FADH(2)-oxidizing) TrmFO; the protein is MNTRPIHIIGGGLAGSEAAWQAAEAGVPVVLHEMRGVRGTEAHKTEGLAELVCSNSFRSDDAETNAVGLIHAEMRLANSIIMACGDAHQVPAGGALAVDRDGFSEAVTRRLESHPLVTILREEITGLPADEWDQTIIATGPLTASALADAIAARTGAEALAFFDAIAPIVHFETIDMSVCWFQSRYDKVGPGGTGKDYINCPMDKTQYEAFVGALMEGQKTEFKQWEGTPYFDGCLPIEVMAERGPETLRHGPMKPMGLTNAHNPSVKPYAVVQLRQDNALGTLYNMVGFQTKLKHGEQVRIFRTIPGLENAEFARLGGLHRNTYINSPTLLDGSLQLKSRPGLRFAGQITGCEGYVESAAIGLLAGRFAAAERLGRAPSIPPATTAFGALLNHITGGHIVSDDEPGKRSFQPMNVNFGLFPPLPAGTKLRPDGFEGRFRGKDKSIAKKRATTSRALADCRAWLGLEKDLQAAQ
- a CDS encoding molybdopterin oxidoreductase family protein, with the protein product MNQHASIQQAKVRIGHSACPHDCPSTCALDVELLGPDRIGRVHGAKENSYTAGVICAKVARYSERVHHPDRLLKPLVRAGAKGDGRWKEASWEAALDLVAEKFIEAESRLGSETVWPYFYAGTMGLVQRDGIDRLRHAKKYSGFFGTICTNLAWAGWIAGAGALRGVDPREMAKSDCVVIWGTNAVVTQVNVMTHAVRARKERGAKIVVIDIYDNATMKQADMGLILKPGTDGALACAVMHVLFRDGLADRDYLARFADDPAGLETHLQARTPQWAAAITGLAVKEIEAFARLVGTTKRTFFRLGYGFARQRNGSVNMHAALSVPVVSGAWQYEGGGAFHSNSGVLKLNTESVQGTRMLDPSIRHLDQSRIGPILTGDVGSLNGGPPVTAMLIQNTNPANIAPEQRLVKQGFLRKDLFTCVHEQFMTDTAKLADVVLPATMFLEHDDIYKGGGNQHVTLGPKLIEPPVGPRTNHYVIEELAKRLGVAHLPGFGMTEREHIEIMLEKKGLGSFDSFRQARWADLQPDFETAHFLGGFGHRDGKFRFRPDWIGQTGPNRPPKSIGLYGPLERLPQLPDHVDLIEVADPEHPFRLATSPARSFLNSTFTETPSSSKREGRPELLVHPEDAAALGLAEGDRVEVGNRRGEVVLHAKLFDGVKRGVVIAEGIWPNSAHERGEGINVLTGADAPAPFGGVAFHDNKVWMRKAA
- a CDS encoding DUF502 domain-containing protein, which encodes MTRLRNYFLTGLIVCAPLAITAYIVWSFIGWVDSWVKPYLPDTYNPDHYLPFALPGFGLIVALTVITLIGFLTANFIGRAIVGYGERVLHRMPLVRGIYKMLKQLFETALSNKKEMFRTVGLVEYPRKGVWSLVFVAGEKDTEINAALDKPGDPLIGVFMPCTPNPTTGFLMYVYKSEIVTLDMSIEDGAKLIVSAGLVAPAYKRKVRKSDGTPLEVALSNPAMQDISKRA